The Rhodococcus sp. X156 genome window below encodes:
- a CDS encoding TerD family protein yields MGVSLTKGGNISLTKQAGAAGLTAVTVGLGWDARTTTGEDFDLDACAIVCGADGKVVTPKHFVYYNNLASPENAVVHSGDNLTGAGAGDDEQITVDLGTIPAEAEKVVFPVSVYDGEARKQSFGQVRNAFIRVVNKADQTELARYDLSEDASVETAMVFGELYRNGAEWKFRAVGQGYAAGLAGITQDYGVTG; encoded by the coding sequence ATGGGAGTTTCTCTCACCAAGGGCGGCAACATCTCGCTGACCAAGCAGGCTGGCGCAGCGGGGCTCACCGCCGTCACGGTCGGCCTGGGCTGGGACGCCCGCACCACCACCGGCGAGGACTTCGACCTCGACGCGTGCGCCATCGTCTGTGGAGCCGACGGCAAGGTGGTCACCCCGAAGCACTTCGTCTACTACAACAACCTGGCCTCGCCGGAGAACGCTGTCGTGCACAGCGGCGACAACCTCACGGGCGCGGGCGCCGGTGACGACGAGCAGATCACCGTGGACCTGGGCACCATTCCGGCCGAGGCCGAGAAGGTCGTCTTCCCCGTCTCCGTCTACGACGGCGAGGCCCGCAAGCAGTCCTTCGGCCAGGTCCGCAACGCGTTCATCCGCGTGGTCAACAAGGCCGACCAGACCGAGCTGGCCCGCTACGACCTGTCCGAGGACGCCTCCGTGGAGACCGCGATGGTCTTCGGCGAGCTCTACCGCAACGGGGCGGAGTGGAAGTTCCGCGCCGTGGGTCAGGGTTACGCGGCCGGCCTGGCGGGCATCACGCAGGACTACGGCGTGACCGGGTAA
- a CDS encoding NUDIX domain-containing protein — MSTPKRPARPVGETDTEEAFLARYDPSAYDRPSVTVDVVVLTIRNDELCALLITRGDHPFKGHLALPGGFLEPDEDADTAAARELAEETGTYAHLEQLRTYTAPGRDPRTRVLSLAYLALVPNAADPVAGTDATTARFVPLRALAETGVHLAFDHDQILTDAVERAAAKLEYTTIATAFCEPTFTIAQLRKVYETVWGYPLHPANFRRKVLSIDGFLTPVDAPKRTTAGRPAALYSAGTATALMPPLMRTHNRPPTEQEQTR, encoded by the coding sequence ATGAGCACCCCGAAGCGGCCCGCCCGCCCGGTGGGGGAGACCGACACCGAGGAGGCCTTCCTCGCTCGCTACGACCCCTCCGCCTACGACCGCCCGTCGGTGACGGTGGACGTCGTCGTGCTGACCATCCGCAACGACGAGCTGTGTGCGCTGCTCATCACCCGCGGCGACCACCCGTTCAAGGGCCACCTCGCCCTGCCCGGTGGCTTCCTGGAGCCCGACGAGGACGCCGACACCGCCGCCGCCCGCGAGCTGGCCGAGGAGACCGGCACCTACGCCCACCTGGAGCAGCTGCGCACCTACACCGCGCCGGGGCGCGACCCGCGCACCCGGGTGCTGTCGCTGGCCTACCTGGCCCTGGTGCCCAACGCCGCCGACCCCGTCGCCGGCACCGACGCCACCACCGCCCGCTTCGTGCCGCTGCGGGCGCTGGCCGAGACCGGGGTGCACCTGGCCTTCGACCACGACCAGATCCTCACCGACGCCGTCGAGCGGGCGGCGGCCAAGCTGGAGTACACCACCATCGCGACGGCGTTCTGCGAGCCCACGTTCACCATCGCCCAGCTGCGCAAGGTCTACGAGACCGTGTGGGGCTACCCCCTGCACCCGGCGAACTTCCGCCGCAAGGTGCTGAGCATCGACGGCTTCCTCACCCCTGTCGACGCCCCGAAGCGCACCACCGCGGGCCGCCCCGCCGCCCTGTACTCCGCCGGGACCGCCACCGCGCTGATGCCCCCGCTGATGCGCACCCACAACCGTCCCCCCACCGAGCAGGAGCAGACCCGATGA
- a CDS encoding isochorismatase family protein — protein sequence MTTDTTDTPSEATTVVRACLVVDCQPTFCEDGELPVAGGNDVCTRGAAFLAAHDGDYDLVMTSQDYHVDPGDHFSATPDFVDSWPPHGVAGTPNAELHPALANARIDVRILKGQHEAAYSLFDGATTDGTAAVDVLRAAGVTDVDVFGIAESHCVFATVLAALRHGFRVRVLSDLTVPVTFEMGHAARHTMLGAGATYLPSTAAFPVPA from the coding sequence ATGACCACCGACACCACCGACACCCCCAGCGAGGCCACCACGGTCGTGCGGGCCTGCCTGGTCGTGGACTGCCAGCCGACCTTCTGCGAGGACGGTGAGCTGCCCGTCGCCGGCGGCAACGACGTCTGCACCCGCGGCGCGGCGTTTCTCGCCGCCCACGACGGTGACTACGACCTGGTGATGACCAGCCAGGACTACCACGTCGACCCGGGCGACCACTTCTCGGCGACCCCGGACTTCGTCGACTCCTGGCCGCCGCACGGCGTGGCCGGCACTCCCAACGCCGAGCTGCACCCGGCGCTGGCGAACGCCCGCATCGACGTGCGCATCCTCAAGGGCCAGCACGAGGCCGCCTACTCGCTGTTCGACGGGGCGACCACCGACGGCACCGCAGCGGTGGACGTGTTGCGCGCCGCCGGCGTCACCGACGTGGACGTCTTCGGCATCGCCGAGAGCCACTGCGTGTTCGCGACGGTGCTGGCCGCGCTGCGCCACGGCTTCCGGGTGCGCGTGCTGTCGGACCTGACGGTGCCGGTGACCTTCGAGATGGGTCACGCCGCCCGCCACACGATGCTGGGCGCCGGCGCCACCTACCTGCCCAGCACCGCCGCGTTTCCGGTGCCGGCATGA
- a CDS encoding TerD family protein has protein sequence MTEIAKGSKTDLRGTQFTVRIDSTQQSGHNVDVAATLLGPSGKVRSDADFVFFNNPAGAGVTLVSDAVVEVDLARVPAEVDRVLVTASTEAIGTTFGAVAAPTVHVVSDAETMQFRPSGLTTETVLQAVAFYRRGQGWRLDAVGQGYSGGLAAFAAEHGIDVDDPGTPPAVPAPPAPPAAAPPEPTSTISFSKVKVALTKDSPEKKATIDLRKSQGDPSWVLTVGLEWDGRGATYDRNGQVKRFGKGDLDVYFFCRNEETNNYVVISGEKGHRGSLDAWPFMHHDGDSKGPGARSKPATEQVRVRPQENGDLLVNVYQSVDNGGGAINTFGKPRVAIRYGRMGVDGLPGPDADEVLVFIGNDEDSYWATVAHVDVQDGILTVDGETRYSEPGEECMPGLDTAGGWVREPKGGPVGRSKRANKGIGLTRYAGKCPPPAK, from the coding sequence ATGACCGAGATCGCGAAGGGCTCGAAAACCGACCTGCGAGGGACGCAATTCACCGTCCGCATCGACAGCACGCAGCAATCCGGGCACAACGTTGATGTCGCGGCCACGTTGCTCGGACCATCGGGAAAAGTCCGGAGCGACGCGGACTTCGTGTTCTTCAACAACCCGGCTGGGGCTGGCGTAACCCTGGTTTCCGACGCGGTCGTCGAGGTGGACCTCGCCAGGGTCCCGGCAGAGGTGGACAGAGTGCTGGTGACGGCCAGCACAGAAGCGATCGGCACGACGTTCGGCGCCGTTGCGGCCCCGACGGTGCACGTCGTGAGCGACGCCGAGACCATGCAGTTTCGCCCTTCCGGACTGACCACCGAGACGGTGCTGCAGGCAGTGGCGTTCTATCGACGCGGACAGGGTTGGCGCCTCGACGCAGTGGGCCAGGGCTACAGCGGTGGACTGGCCGCGTTCGCTGCTGAGCACGGCATCGACGTCGACGACCCCGGCACTCCCCCAGCCGTCCCCGCTCCCCCGGCGCCGCCGGCCGCCGCGCCGCCGGAGCCGACATCGACGATCAGCTTCTCCAAGGTCAAGGTCGCACTGACCAAGGACTCGCCCGAGAAGAAGGCGACGATCGACCTCCGCAAGAGTCAGGGCGACCCGAGCTGGGTGTTGACGGTCGGGCTGGAGTGGGACGGGCGCGGGGCCACCTACGACCGCAACGGACAGGTCAAGCGCTTCGGCAAGGGTGACCTCGACGTCTACTTCTTCTGCCGCAACGAGGAGACCAACAATTACGTGGTCATCAGCGGCGAGAAGGGGCATCGGGGCAGCCTCGACGCCTGGCCGTTCATGCACCACGACGGAGACAGCAAGGGGCCCGGAGCGAGGTCGAAGCCGGCCACCGAGCAGGTGCGGGTGCGCCCCCAGGAGAACGGCGACCTGCTGGTGAACGTGTACCAGAGCGTCGACAACGGCGGCGGAGCCATCAACACCTTCGGCAAGCCCCGGGTGGCCATCCGCTACGGACGCATGGGGGTGGACGGGTTGCCCGGCCCGGATGCGGACGAGGTCCTGGTGTTCATCGGCAACGACGAGGACTCCTACTGGGCCACCGTCGCTCACGTCGACGTGCAGGACGGAATCCTCACGGTGGACGGGGAGACCCGCTACAGCGAGCCGGGCGAGGAGTGCATGCCAGGGCTGGACACTGCGGGGGGTTGGGTGCGGGAGCCGAAGGGCGGACCTGTCGGGCGGAGCAAGAGAGCGAACAAGGGAATCGGGTTGACCCGGTACGCCGGCAAGTGCCCGCCACCCGCGAAGTAG
- a CDS encoding Fic family protein, with product MSATDHAAESGSGVGAWPAVAYEELPWRSSIDPSLVSRRVRERHSAPYSAALVPAIAAVELALPASTLALTEEASAEIARFDAEVGAELAPFAAILLRSESAASSMIENLTSGAKAIALAELGGVAKRNAAEIVANVRAMQAAVALADRLDEHTVLAMHEALMGHLHPEVAGRWREEQVWIGGDGYGPHGADFVPPHHTHVPAAIADLLNYARRDDVPVMAQAAVAHAQLETIHPFPDGNGRTGRALVHAMLRNKELTRRVTIPVSAGLLTDTGRYFSALTAYRAGEVVPIVELMASASLHAIANGRQLAAEITRIRTGWDDTVVARRDAAAWRLADLVLRQPVVNSETVARELAIPPTSALAAIGVLVSSGVLVEITGGKRNRLWQSPEILGALDDFAARAGRRRLDDS from the coding sequence ATGTCAGCCACTGACCATGCAGCCGAGAGCGGCAGTGGTGTGGGCGCATGGCCGGCAGTGGCCTACGAAGAGCTGCCGTGGCGCTCCTCGATCGACCCGAGCCTCGTCTCGCGACGGGTGCGGGAGCGCCACTCTGCTCCCTACTCGGCCGCCCTCGTGCCGGCGATCGCGGCGGTGGAGCTGGCGCTGCCCGCATCGACGCTGGCACTGACCGAGGAGGCTTCCGCCGAGATAGCCCGCTTCGACGCCGAGGTCGGAGCGGAGCTGGCCCCGTTCGCCGCCATCTTGCTCCGGTCGGAATCAGCTGCGTCCTCCATGATCGAGAACCTGACCTCGGGTGCGAAGGCGATCGCGCTGGCGGAGCTGGGCGGGGTGGCCAAGCGCAACGCCGCCGAGATCGTCGCCAACGTGCGGGCCATGCAGGCTGCCGTCGCGCTGGCCGACCGGCTCGACGAGCACACCGTGCTCGCCATGCACGAGGCACTGATGGGTCATCTGCACCCGGAGGTGGCCGGACGCTGGCGGGAGGAGCAGGTGTGGATCGGTGGCGACGGCTACGGACCGCACGGGGCCGACTTCGTTCCCCCGCACCACACCCACGTGCCCGCGGCGATCGCCGACCTTCTCAACTACGCCCGCCGCGACGACGTTCCCGTGATGGCCCAGGCCGCAGTCGCCCACGCCCAGCTCGAGACCATCCACCCCTTCCCGGACGGCAACGGGCGCACCGGCCGTGCGCTGGTGCACGCCATGCTGCGCAACAAGGAGCTGACCCGCAGGGTCACCATTCCCGTGTCGGCAGGTCTGCTCACCGACACCGGCCGGTACTTCAGCGCTCTGACCGCCTACCGTGCCGGAGAGGTGGTGCCGATCGTGGAGCTGATGGCCTCGGCGTCCCTGCACGCGATCGCCAACGGTCGCCAGCTCGCCGCCGAGATCACCCGCATCCGCACCGGGTGGGACGACACGGTGGTCGCCCGCCGCGACGCCGCCGCCTGGCGCCTGGCCGACCTGGTGCTGCGCCAGCCGGTCGTGAACTCAGAGACCGTGGCCCGCGAGCTCGCGATCCCGCCGACCAGCGCGCTCGCCGCCATCGGTGTGCTCGTCTCCAGCGGAGTCCTGGTGGAGATCACGGGCGGCAAGCGCAACCGGCTGTGGCAGTCACCGGAGATCCTGGGTGCCCTGGACGACTTCGCCGCACGGGCAGGCAGGCGTCGCCTGGACGACTCCTAG
- a CDS encoding maleylpyruvate isomerase family mycothiol-dependent enzyme → MRSQPSAAVWPAVHHERHILVGELESLTSEQWAQPSLCPGWDVHDVVAHLVDSAKTTRLGFLRRMVTARLDFDKATAHGVVRERGATPGATLAELRRVREATTTPPAALATRLVEIIVHGEDIRRPLGLVHSYPVESVNAALSYQLRTSVSMGGGKERAAGFRLHASDARFEHGSGSDVTGTSLALLMAISGRPADKEDFSGDGAATFLHKLEQAS, encoded by the coding sequence ATGCGTTCCCAGCCTTCGGCCGCAGTGTGGCCAGCCGTTCACCACGAACGCCACATCCTTGTTGGAGAACTTGAATCGCTCACCTCAGAGCAATGGGCCCAGCCCTCGCTCTGCCCCGGCTGGGACGTTCACGACGTCGTGGCTCATCTCGTGGATTCCGCGAAGACGACTCGCCTCGGCTTTCTCCGTCGAATGGTGACCGCGAGGCTCGATTTTGACAAGGCCACGGCACACGGGGTCGTCAGGGAACGTGGCGCGACTCCAGGCGCGACCTTGGCTGAGCTCCGCCGCGTGCGCGAAGCAACCACGACGCCGCCCGCTGCCCTGGCAACACGACTCGTCGAGATCATCGTGCATGGTGAGGACATTCGGCGTCCCCTGGGTCTGGTGCACTCCTACCCGGTTGAGTCGGTCAACGCGGCCTTGTCTTATCAGCTCAGGACCTCCGTCTCCATGGGCGGTGGCAAGGAACGCGCAGCTGGATTCCGGCTGCACGCTTCCGACGCACGGTTCGAGCACGGTTCTGGATCAGATGTCACAGGAACCTCCTTGGCACTTCTCATGGCCATCTCGGGCCGCCCCGCCGACAAGGAAGATTTCTCCGGTGACGGTGCCGCCACGTTCCTGCACAAGCTAGAACAAGCGTCTTGA
- a CDS encoding inositol monophosphatase, with the protein MDYSTDLQVAFDVADRAADLALQFFTSGVTATAKADGSPVTEADVAVERLLRECLSAVCPGDALLGEEHGQEGESERLWILDPIDGTGFFSRGDPNWRIHVALEIGGVTALAVVTSPALGTRWWAVRDGGAFEAAWPRVGGEVRRLSVSATSRVAEAALDALASPGRDRLPAGFRPPSSPLPLVELVRGEIDGFLAERYFTWDHAPWILLVQEAGGRFTDPTGGHASDKGGGFYSNAALHDDVLTVLSYPVSAVPGRDETDAAFPDRG; encoded by the coding sequence ATGGATTACTCGACTGACCTTCAGGTCGCCTTCGACGTCGCAGACCGAGCCGCCGATCTAGCGCTGCAGTTCTTCACGTCGGGCGTCACGGCCACCGCCAAGGCTGACGGATCGCCTGTGACCGAAGCCGACGTCGCCGTGGAGCGGCTCCTTCGTGAGTGCCTCTCAGCGGTGTGCCCGGGCGATGCGTTGCTGGGGGAGGAGCACGGTCAGGAAGGTGAATCCGAGCGCCTGTGGATCCTTGACCCCATTGACGGCACCGGGTTCTTCAGCCGAGGTGATCCGAACTGGCGGATCCATGTGGCCCTCGAGATCGGTGGAGTCACCGCGCTGGCAGTGGTGACCTCGCCCGCGCTCGGCACTCGTTGGTGGGCGGTGCGGGACGGTGGGGCTTTCGAAGCAGCCTGGCCTCGAGTCGGTGGCGAGGTCCGGCGTCTCTCCGTCAGCGCCACGTCGAGGGTGGCCGAGGCAGCGCTGGACGCCCTTGCCAGCCCAGGACGAGACCGGCTGCCTGCCGGATTTCGTCCGCCTTCGAGCCCCTTGCCGTTGGTTGAGCTCGTCCGAGGGGAGATCGATGGTTTCCTCGCTGAGCGCTACTTCACGTGGGACCACGCTCCGTGGATCTTGCTGGTCCAGGAAGCGGGCGGGCGGTTCACCGACCCCACCGGCGGACACGCGAGCGACAAGGGCGGTGGTTTCTACTCCAACGCCGCGCTGCACGACGACGTGCTCACGGTCTTGTCCTACCCGGTGTCAGCAGTGCCGGGTCGCGACGAGACCGACGCCGCGTTCCCGGACCGCGGCTAG
- a CDS encoding HEAT repeat domain-containing protein — MGTEHASAEHAPLLRALQDVSSSTRLRAALAAGTRPDPRLVDPLVARCATEPDFFVRDMLTWALTRHEPATTVPRLVAELGSDTDQARSQALHTLSKIGDRSAWPAVTRALLTDADDEVARTAWRAAVVLAPEDETPELARVLGSQLGRGSREVRRSLSRALVALGDVASPVLEGATTSSRPAVRVHAIATQHLLRDPDAGFDHALAHAEDVAALGPAQAGEAG; from the coding sequence ATGGGCACGGAGCACGCGAGCGCCGAGCACGCCCCGTTGCTCCGGGCACTGCAGGACGTCAGCTCCTCGACCAGGCTGCGCGCGGCGCTGGCGGCCGGTACCCGGCCCGACCCGCGGCTGGTGGACCCGCTCGTCGCCCGGTGCGCGACCGAGCCGGACTTCTTCGTCCGCGACATGCTCACCTGGGCGCTGACCCGCCACGAGCCCGCGACCACGGTTCCCCGGCTGGTCGCGGAGCTGGGCTCGGACACCGACCAGGCCCGCAGCCAGGCCCTGCACACGCTGTCCAAGATCGGTGACCGCAGCGCCTGGCCCGCCGTCACCCGAGCACTGCTGACCGACGCCGACGACGAGGTGGCCCGCACCGCGTGGCGAGCCGCCGTCGTGCTGGCGCCCGAGGACGAGACGCCGGAGCTGGCACGGGTGCTGGGCAGCCAGCTCGGGCGTGGGAGCCGCGAGGTGCGGCGGAGCCTGAGCCGCGCCCTGGTGGCCCTCGGGGACGTCGCCTCGCCGGTGCTCGAGGGTGCGACCACCAGCTCCCGTCCAGCAGTGCGCGTGCACGCGATCGCCACCCAGCACCTGCTGCGCGACCCGGACGCAGGGTTCGACCACGCGCTGGCGCACGCAGAAGACGTCGCTGCGCTGGGTCCTGCCCAGGCGGGTGAGGCTGGGTGA
- a CDS encoding acyl-CoA synthetase: MPLLSSLSGELDDSAAAVTVGDRSVSREQLLAAATAVATEVAGASSVAIDARAELETVVAVTGCLLAGVPAVPVPPDSGERERQHLLADSGAQLWLGAPRDDVQVPVVPVDARARSAASLPAVDEDAPALIVYTSGTTGAPKGVVHSGRSVAACLDGLASAWQWTAEDTLVHGLPLFHVHGLVLGVLGALRVGSPLVHTVRPTAQGYAAAPGTLYFGVPTVWSRMCDDATALQGLAHARLLVSGSAPLPVSVFQTLAAATGKAPIERYGMTETLITVSTRFDGERRPGWVGTRLDGVRTRLRAESGALAPHDGTSMGQLEVHGPTLFDGYLNAPERTTEVMGDDGWFATGDIAVIDPGGFHRIVGRESVDLIKSGGYRIGAGEVEHALLVHPTVREVAVVGVPDPDLGQRIVAYVVGEGCDEKTLIDFVATTLSVHKRPRAVRVVSALPRNEMGKVQKKALMAEGGSS; this comes from the coding sequence GTGCCCCTGCTCAGCTCGTTGTCCGGGGAGCTCGACGACTCGGCGGCCGCGGTCACCGTCGGCGACAGGTCCGTGTCCCGCGAGCAGCTGCTCGCCGCGGCGACGGCGGTGGCCACCGAGGTCGCCGGGGCCAGCAGCGTGGCCATCGACGCCCGTGCCGAGCTCGAGACGGTGGTGGCGGTGACCGGGTGCCTGCTCGCCGGTGTTCCCGCGGTCCCGGTCCCGCCGGACTCCGGTGAGCGCGAGCGGCAGCACCTCCTGGCCGACTCCGGTGCGCAGCTGTGGCTGGGCGCGCCGCGGGACGACGTGCAGGTCCCGGTGGTGCCGGTGGACGCCCGGGCCAGGTCCGCGGCGTCGCTGCCTGCTGTCGACGAGGACGCGCCCGCCCTGATCGTCTACACCTCGGGCACCACGGGCGCCCCCAAGGGCGTGGTCCACTCCGGACGATCCGTCGCCGCCTGCCTGGACGGTCTGGCGTCGGCGTGGCAGTGGACCGCCGAGGACACCCTTGTCCACGGCCTGCCGCTGTTCCACGTGCACGGACTGGTCCTCGGCGTGCTCGGTGCGCTGCGGGTCGGCTCTCCCCTGGTGCACACCGTCCGGCCCACCGCCCAGGGCTACGCCGCCGCGCCGGGAACGCTGTACTTCGGGGTGCCGACCGTGTGGTCGCGCATGTGCGACGACGCCACGGCGCTCCAGGGCCTCGCCCACGCGCGGCTCCTCGTCTCCGGCAGCGCACCCCTGCCGGTGTCGGTGTTCCAGACCCTCGCCGCCGCAACGGGAAAGGCCCCGATCGAGCGGTACGGGATGACCGAGACCCTGATCACCGTGAGCACCAGGTTCGACGGAGAGCGCCGGCCCGGCTGGGTGGGCACCCGGCTCGACGGTGTGCGAACGCGCCTGCGCGCGGAGTCCGGTGCGCTCGCCCCGCACGACGGAACCTCCATGGGCCAGCTCGAGGTGCACGGCCCCACCCTGTTCGACGGCTACCTCAACGCCCCCGAGCGCACCACCGAGGTGATGGGCGACGACGGCTGGTTCGCCACCGGAGACATCGCGGTGATCGACCCGGGCGGGTTCCACCGCATCGTCGGGCGTGAGTCGGTCGACCTGATCAAGTCTGGCGGCTACCGCATCGGCGCCGGTGAGGTGGAGCACGCCCTGCTCGTCCACCCCACCGTGCGCGAGGTTGCCGTGGTCGGCGTGCCCGACCCTGACCTCGGCCAGCGCATCGTCGCCTACGTGGTGGGTGAGGGGTGCGACGAGAAGACCCTCATCGACTTCGTCGCCACCACGCTGTCCGTGCACAAGCGCCCCAGGGCGGTGCGGGTGGTGAGCGCACTCCCCCGCAACGAGATGGGCAAGGTGCAGAAGAAGGCACTGATGGCCGAGGGCGGCAGCAGCTGA
- a CDS encoding NAD+ synthase: MSTPTTLRIALAQLPVQVGALAANAATASAAMAAAERAGADLCLTPEMHLSGYPLEDLLTMPDLLTATAATVNQLATTSGSCLTLLGAPMHTADLPAAGEAAATPGRLDALARPIRNVAVAVHGGAVLAAVAKRRLPTYAIFDDARHVAPGPQQTTLITVAGVQVTVLICEDLWDDALVDAAAADGAQAIVVLNASPFHVGKAALREQLVCDAAARTGCAVAYVNTVGAQDEIVFDGASLVAGPDGALLARAAAFTPDLLILDVPVGEPRPLHVTPAAAVPAQPGARPPLPAPGCAPGLTGEEAVYSAAVLGLREYFAKTRFTRAVLGLSGGIDSALVATIACDALGPDNVWGVGLPGPYSSRGSVDDAQALADNLGMRFDVVPIGGAVGERLDTLDALLQAPDGQRPAGFAVAQENLQARMRAVTLMALANTHDLLLLTTGNKSESAVGYMTVGGDALGTAPNPVGDAWKSTVTYSDGTVMPGVYALARWRNAHATSLGQTPPIPASTLTKPPSAELAEGQLDSDSLPPYEVLDPVLAAFLEEHATPDECVQLLVEGGMDAGAADALVRRVLRLIETSEWKRRQAGPRIKLTRLAFGRDRRMPIASAWRATPSHDRAPERSRTTPTTEDDAVALAPA; this comes from the coding sequence ATGAGCACCCCGACGACCCTGCGGATCGCGCTGGCCCAGCTGCCGGTGCAGGTCGGTGCGCTGGCCGCCAACGCCGCCACCGCCAGCGCGGCGATGGCCGCCGCCGAGCGCGCCGGCGCCGACCTGTGCCTGACCCCGGAGATGCACCTGAGCGGCTACCCGCTGGAGGACCTGCTGACCATGCCGGACCTGCTCACCGCCACCGCCGCCACCGTCAACCAGCTCGCCACCACGTCCGGGTCGTGCCTGACGCTGCTGGGCGCGCCGATGCACACCGCCGACCTGCCCGCCGCCGGGGAGGCCGCCGCGACGCCCGGACGTCTGGACGCCCTGGCCCGCCCGATCCGCAACGTCGCCGTGGCCGTGCACGGTGGCGCGGTGCTGGCCGCCGTGGCCAAGCGCCGCCTGCCGACGTACGCGATCTTCGACGACGCCCGCCACGTCGCCCCCGGCCCGCAGCAGACCACCCTGATCACCGTCGCCGGCGTACAGGTGACCGTGCTGATCTGCGAGGACCTATGGGACGACGCCCTCGTCGACGCTGCCGCCGCCGACGGCGCCCAGGCGATCGTGGTGCTCAACGCCAGCCCGTTCCACGTGGGCAAGGCCGCGCTGCGCGAGCAGCTGGTCTGCGACGCCGCGGCCCGCACCGGCTGCGCGGTCGCCTACGTCAACACCGTCGGCGCCCAGGACGAGATCGTCTTCGACGGTGCCAGCCTGGTCGCCGGCCCGGACGGCGCCCTGCTCGCCCGCGCTGCCGCGTTCACCCCGGACCTGCTCATCCTCGACGTGCCCGTGGGAGAACCCCGCCCGCTGCACGTCACTCCCGCCGCGGCGGTGCCGGCCCAGCCCGGGGCCCGTCCACCGCTGCCGGCGCCGGGCTGCGCCCCGGGGCTGACGGGGGAGGAGGCGGTGTACTCCGCCGCTGTCCTCGGGCTGCGCGAGTACTTCGCCAAGACCCGCTTCACCCGCGCGGTGCTGGGCCTGTCCGGCGGCATCGACTCCGCCCTGGTCGCGACCATCGCCTGTGACGCCCTCGGCCCGGACAACGTGTGGGGCGTGGGCCTGCCCGGCCCGTACTCCTCACGAGGCAGCGTCGACGACGCCCAGGCGCTGGCGGACAACCTCGGGATGCGCTTCGACGTCGTGCCGATCGGCGGCGCGGTCGGCGAGCGCCTGGACACCCTGGACGCGCTGCTGCAGGCCCCTGACGGGCAGCGCCCGGCAGGCTTCGCCGTCGCGCAGGAGAACCTGCAGGCCCGGATGCGGGCGGTCACGCTGATGGCGCTGGCCAACACCCACGACCTGCTGCTGCTGACCACCGGCAACAAGTCCGAGTCGGCGGTGGGCTACATGACCGTCGGTGGGGACGCCCTGGGCACGGCCCCGAACCCCGTCGGGGACGCCTGGAAGTCCACCGTCACCTACTCCGACGGCACGGTGATGCCCGGGGTGTACGCCCTGGCCCGCTGGCGCAACGCCCACGCGACCAGCCTGGGCCAGACCCCGCCGATCCCGGCCTCCACCCTGACCAAGCCACCGTCGGCGGAGCTCGCCGAGGGGCAGCTGGACTCCGACAGCCTGCCGCCGTACGAGGTGCTGGACCCGGTGCTCGCCGCCTTCCTGGAGGAGCACGCCACCCCCGATGAGTGCGTGCAGCTGCTGGTCGAGGGCGGCATGGACGCCGGTGCGGCCGACGCGCTGGTGCGGCGGGTGCTGCGGCTGATCGAGACCAGCGAGTGGAAGCGTCGCCAGGCCGGCCCGCGCATCAAGCTGACCCGGTTGGCGTTCGGCCGCGACCGGCGGATGCCGATCGCCTCGGCCTGGCGCGCGACGCCCAGCCACGATCGGGCACCGGAGAGGTCGCGGACCACCCCGACCACCGAGGATGACGCCGTCGCCCTGGCGCCCGCCTGA